One genomic region from Chlamydia poikilotherma encodes:
- a CDS encoding Na(+)-translocating NADH-quinone reductase subunit C, which produces MSSEKSKSHLNQTWYVVLFIFALSLFSSVFLSTVYYILAPFQERAAIFDRNQQMLTAAHVLDFSGKFQIYEKDSWQPAIYDKTSHLLKVADKRAPVVTSSVLDSYAQGFVHPLLADKRGQMFSFEEKNINVTEFIEKHQNGHFYQQPLLLFYVILANTEQARMMSAAEVIKNPSVVRAIIIPISGFGLWGPIYGYLAVENNGDTVLGTAWYQQAETPGLGANIANPLWQKQFYGKKIFLQAASENTDFATTPLGLEVIKGSVQSAFGTSPKALSSIDGISGATLTCNGVTEAYAQSLAPYRSLLMSFAKLNNQRDHNGSK; this is translated from the coding sequence GTACTTTTCATTTTTGCTTTAAGTTTATTCTCTAGCGTTTTCCTTTCTACTGTGTACTATATCTTAGCCCCTTTCCAAGAAAGAGCAGCTATTTTTGATCGCAATCAGCAAATGCTAACGGCAGCACATGTTTTAGATTTTTCCGGAAAATTTCAAATCTATGAGAAAGATTCTTGGCAACCCGCTATATATGACAAAACCTCCCACCTACTTAAAGTTGCAGATAAACGTGCGCCTGTTGTCACGAGCTCGGTTTTAGATTCGTACGCACAAGGATTTGTTCATCCCCTACTTGCGGATAAACGTGGTCAAATGTTTTCCTTCGAAGAAAAAAACATCAATGTTACAGAATTTATTGAAAAACATCAAAATGGCCATTTTTATCAACAGCCCTTATTACTATTCTACGTAATCTTAGCAAATACTGAACAAGCTAGAATGATGAGCGCTGCTGAGGTTATTAAAAATCCCTCAGTAGTTCGCGCTATTATTATTCCTATTTCAGGATTTGGTTTGTGGGGACCTATTTACGGTTATCTGGCTGTAGAAAATAACGGGGATACCGTTTTAGGAACCGCATGGTATCAACAAGCTGAAACTCCAGGATTAGGAGCTAATATTGCCAATCCCCTTTGGCAAAAGCAATTCTATGGGAAGAAAATCTTCTTACAAGCAGCATCAGAAAATACAGATTTCGCTACAACACCTCTAGGTCTTGAGGTAATTAAAGGATCAGTACAATCAGCATTTGGAACATCTCCAAAAGCACTATCATCAATCGATGGTATTTCTGGAGCAACATTAACGTGTAATGGTGTTACTGAGGCTTATGCACAATCTTTAGCTCCCTATCGTAGTTTGTTGATGTCTTTCGCTAAGCTTAATAACCAGAGAGATCACAATGGCAGCAAATAA